A window of Sphingorhabdus lacus contains these coding sequences:
- a CDS encoding aldehyde dehydrogenase family protein yields the protein MKEIFSYVGGQFLPGPRTFSKRSPVDNSLVALVHEADEHVVNLAVSAAREARQDWEEWDRIDRADLLDRLASAILERADDLALAEVADIGRSKSEVLAAHVARTVETFRLYATLLRTESNDAWQGRALSPNIPRNQAPQTLAYTSRRPLGVVAIIAPWNVPLLLLALNLAPALAAGNCVIAKPSEHSPSSAALLAEILHEAGLPLGVFNVVHGFGANSTGAILAAHPGIDGFGFTGEGRSATAIMKSAAEGLRPVLFELGGKNAGLVFADADLDKAAQACATAAFANSGQVCLSMERLFVERSVFDAFVSKLVENANRHTLGPLISQDHRSHVHEAVKRARQAGGQCIIGGEIPEGDGAYYPATILTGLPDDAELSRKETFGPIVHVAPFDSEAEAIARANDTEFGLASMVWTNDLSRAHRTAAALKAGINWVNCWQVRDFITPLQGHGRSGVGVQGGRESLEFYSQVTTTVVSL from the coding sequence GTGAAGGAGATATTCTCATATGTTGGGGGACAATTTTTGCCTGGACCCCGTACTTTTTCTAAGCGCTCACCCGTTGACAACAGCCTTGTCGCTTTAGTTCATGAAGCTGACGAACACGTCGTCAATTTGGCCGTTTCCGCTGCCCGCGAAGCACGACAGGACTGGGAGGAATGGGACCGCATTGATCGCGCGGATCTGCTTGATCGGCTGGCTAGTGCAATCTTAGAACGTGCGGATGATCTTGCACTGGCTGAGGTCGCAGATATTGGTCGCTCGAAGTCAGAGGTTCTCGCCGCGCATGTGGCGCGAACTGTCGAAACCTTTCGACTCTATGCGACGCTTTTGCGAACAGAGAGCAATGACGCATGGCAGGGCAGGGCTTTGTCTCCCAACATTCCCCGAAATCAGGCGCCCCAAACTTTAGCCTATACAAGCCGTCGACCGCTCGGTGTAGTAGCAATAATTGCTCCATGGAACGTTCCGCTTCTTTTGTTGGCGCTCAACTTGGCTCCAGCTTTAGCTGCCGGAAACTGTGTTATAGCCAAACCATCCGAACATTCGCCGTCTTCAGCAGCCTTGCTGGCTGAGATTCTTCATGAAGCCGGGCTTCCGCTAGGTGTATTCAACGTCGTTCACGGATTTGGGGCGAACTCGACTGGAGCCATTCTTGCAGCGCATCCAGGTATCGACGGTTTCGGATTTACCGGTGAAGGCCGAAGCGCAACGGCGATCATGAAATCTGCGGCAGAAGGCCTCCGGCCTGTACTCTTCGAGCTAGGCGGCAAGAATGCAGGATTGGTTTTTGCCGACGCTGATTTGGATAAGGCTGCTCAAGCCTGTGCCACAGCTGCATTTGCGAATAGCGGCCAAGTCTGTTTGTCGATGGAACGTTTGTTTGTCGAGCGATCGGTGTTTGATGCTTTTGTATCGAAACTTGTAGAAAATGCTAACCGACATACGCTCGGTCCTCTCATTTCCCAAGACCATAGGTCGCATGTTCACGAGGCGGTTAAACGCGCCCGTCAGGCCGGCGGTCAGTGCATCATTGGCGGCGAGATACCGGAAGGAGATGGTGCCTATTATCCGGCAACGATCCTAACTGGATTGCCGGATGATGCCGAACTGTCGCGCAAAGAAACATTTGGGCCCATCGTCCATGTGGCACCTTTCGATTCAGAAGCTGAGGCGATCGCACGAGCAAACGACACCGAATTCGGGCTCGCTTCGATGGTGTGGACAAACGATCTGTCACGCGCACATCGAACAGCAGCTGCGCTGAAAGCAGGTATTAACTGGGTCAACTGCTGGCAGGTCCGAGATTTTATAACTCCGTTACAAGGACATGGACGTTCGGGGGTCGGTGTTCAGGGTGGGCGTGAATCTTTGGAATTTTATTCTCAGGTTACAACAACGGTGGTGAGCTTGTGA
- a CDS encoding sulfatase-like hydrolase/transferase, whose protein sequence is MACKPNILFIMADQLRADYLSCYGHPALKTPNLDWLASRGVRFSRAYAQSAVCGPARMSVYTGRYVLSHGASLNDTPLRQDEWTIGDHLRPLGYRTVLVGKTHMRADLEGMGKRKIDPASVEGSLVAEAGFETYSREEGIYLDHWPAEKRFGADYNRYLRDRGYSGANPWHEWVNSVEIDGEVVSGWMLEASPYPARVREEDSETPYLTHRAIECIDAMGDQPWCIHLSYIKPHWPYVAPAPYHALFNANDVLPAVRSADERITQNPVFAGFQRRRVSRSFSDEKVRVPVVAAYMGLVKQLDDQLGVLFAALKARGLFENTLIVFTSDHGDYLGDHWLGEKEFLHEPAIRVPLIIVDPREQSDASRGSVSHALVESIDLLPTFVELGEGDPAHPRLEGISLLPLLSGGTIERRYSFCEYDYATMRFRRELGQPIDKTGIVAVVGARWKMIACPGFEPLLFDLENDPGELENRSLDPQYAAIRNELEAALIDWALRPRRVTESDENVERRTDTQVTRGIKLGIRNANELAVALAEEAGQ, encoded by the coding sequence ATGGCCTGCAAACCCAACATTCTCTTTATCATGGCTGATCAGCTGCGTGCTGACTATCTATCATGTTATGGCCATCCGGCATTGAAAACGCCTAATCTTGACTGGCTGGCGTCAAGAGGTGTCCGGTTCAGTCGCGCCTATGCCCAGTCGGCTGTATGTGGGCCGGCGCGGATGAGCGTATACACTGGTCGTTACGTCCTATCCCATGGCGCAAGCCTCAATGATACACCTCTGCGGCAAGACGAATGGACTATCGGAGACCATTTGCGTCCATTAGGATATCGTACCGTGTTGGTTGGAAAGACGCATATGCGCGCCGACCTGGAGGGTATGGGAAAGCGCAAAATCGATCCAGCTTCGGTTGAGGGTTCGCTTGTAGCCGAAGCAGGTTTCGAGACATATTCGCGCGAAGAGGGTATTTATCTCGATCATTGGCCTGCCGAGAAACGATTTGGCGCCGACTATAACCGTTACTTGCGTGACCGCGGTTATAGCGGCGCAAATCCTTGGCACGAATGGGTGAATTCGGTTGAGATTGATGGGGAAGTCGTTTCTGGCTGGATGCTTGAGGCATCGCCTTATCCCGCTCGTGTGCGTGAAGAGGACAGCGAAACACCCTATCTAACACACCGCGCCATTGAGTGTATTGATGCAATGGGTGATCAGCCATGGTGCATCCATCTCAGTTACATTAAGCCCCATTGGCCCTACGTTGCACCTGCACCCTATCACGCATTGTTTAATGCAAACGATGTTCTGCCCGCAGTTCGAAGTGCGGACGAACGAATTACACAAAACCCTGTGTTTGCCGGTTTCCAGCGGCGCCGGGTCAGCCGTAGTTTTTCGGACGAGAAAGTCAGAGTTCCGGTTGTTGCTGCATATATGGGTTTGGTTAAACAGCTTGATGACCAATTGGGAGTTCTGTTCGCTGCCTTGAAGGCCCGAGGGCTCTTCGAAAACACTTTGATAGTGTTTACATCGGATCATGGCGATTATCTTGGAGACCATTGGCTTGGTGAAAAAGAGTTTCTCCACGAGCCGGCTATTCGTGTTCCGTTGATTATCGTCGATCCTCGCGAACAATCGGATGCTTCTCGTGGATCGGTAAGTCACGCACTTGTCGAGTCAATTGATCTTTTGCCGACATTTGTCGAACTAGGCGAAGGTGATCCTGCGCATCCTCGTCTCGAAGGCATATCTCTGCTGCCGTTACTGAGCGGCGGCACGATCGAGCGCCGCTACAGTTTTTGCGAATATGATTATGCAACGATGCGGTTTCGCAGGGAACTTGGACAGCCTATCGACAAGACAGGCATAGTTGCTGTTGTAGGCGCGCGTTGGAAGATGATAGCGTGCCCGGGTTTCGAGCCGCTGTTGTTCGATCTCGAAAACGATCCTGGCGAACTTGAAAATCGTTCCCTCGATCCACAATACGCCGCGATCAGGAACGAACTCGAAGCGGCATTGATTGATTGGGCTCTAAGGCCTCGCCGCGTTACCGAAAGTGATGAAAATGTTGAGCGACGGACTGACACCCAGGTGACGCGAGGGATCAAGCTGGGTATCCGCAACGCCAATGAACTCGCGGTCGCTCTGGCTGAAGAGGCCGGGCAGTGA
- a CDS encoding aldehyde dehydrogenase family protein translates to MKFDLAQNYVAGQWHNGPETLETINPSNGKPASVYEVGDVDIADAAVLAARRAFEKGGWANNPRRRSAVLLSMADAIEKIRAPLVALAVAECGKRTPEIQGEVNAAVSELRYYAGVARTIFGRTQEVGEGQLSIFSREPIGVAAIIVPWNAPITLLIRSLGPALAAGCAVVVKPAPQTSATNAMMIKALVSVPELPNGVLNSVNERGNEVGQALVAHREVDAISFTGSRHTAGRIFEASAPTLKRLNLELGGKAPAIVFADADIERALPEIVQGATAAAGQMCTAVTRVLVEESAYNQFADRLAERLRTLKVLPADHSNSEMGPVIDRSNRDRLCKILQGASNVLVEGCHPDDAPSSGFYLSPCLIAVDDIANPLAREELFGPIVTIERFRSEEEAVHSSNATDYGLAASVWTQDGARAQRIARSIKAGTVWINSHNRLFAEAETGGYKQSGIGRLHGMMGLDVFMETKHIFSDVGFVPATVF, encoded by the coding sequence ATGAAATTCGATCTGGCGCAAAATTACGTCGCGGGGCAGTGGCACAATGGTCCCGAAACTCTGGAAACGATAAATCCGTCCAATGGAAAACCAGCCAGCGTTTATGAGGTCGGAGATGTCGACATTGCAGATGCAGCCGTTTTAGCCGCGCGGCGAGCGTTCGAAAAAGGTGGTTGGGCCAACAATCCTAGAAGGCGCTCTGCAGTTCTGCTGTCGATGGCTGATGCAATCGAAAAAATCAGGGCTCCATTGGTCGCGTTGGCAGTGGCGGAATGCGGCAAGCGGACACCAGAAATCCAGGGAGAGGTTAATGCAGCAGTCTCCGAATTGCGATACTATGCGGGAGTCGCGAGGACAATTTTCGGGCGCACGCAAGAGGTTGGCGAAGGTCAGCTCTCGATTTTCAGCAGAGAACCGATCGGAGTTGCAGCGATAATCGTTCCTTGGAACGCGCCCATTACTTTACTTATTCGTAGTCTGGGGCCTGCTTTGGCTGCGGGTTGCGCAGTCGTCGTCAAGCCTGCGCCTCAAACCTCCGCAACAAACGCGATGATGATCAAAGCGCTGGTCTCAGTTCCTGAGTTGCCAAACGGTGTTTTAAACTCTGTAAACGAGCGCGGAAATGAAGTTGGCCAGGCATTGGTTGCGCATCGCGAAGTCGACGCGATCAGCTTTACCGGATCGAGACATACAGCTGGGCGAATTTTCGAGGCATCGGCTCCGACATTGAAGCGTCTCAATCTAGAACTGGGAGGCAAAGCGCCCGCGATCGTGTTTGCCGATGCAGACATTGAGCGGGCTTTACCTGAAATCGTCCAAGGCGCGACTGCCGCCGCCGGTCAAATGTGTACCGCTGTGACGCGGGTACTTGTCGAAGAGTCGGCTTACAACCAATTTGCAGATCGGCTGGCTGAGCGCCTAAGAACTCTGAAAGTTCTTCCAGCCGATCACTCGAACTCGGAAATGGGGCCAGTAATCGACCGAAGCAACCGCGATCGGTTGTGTAAAATCCTGCAAGGCGCATCGAATGTGCTGGTCGAAGGTTGCCATCCTGATGATGCACCCTCCTCGGGTTTCTATTTAAGCCCTTGTTTGATCGCGGTCGATGACATCGCTAATCCGCTTGCGCGTGAGGAGTTGTTCGGACCGATAGTAACAATCGAACGATTCCGCAGCGAGGAAGAAGCTGTTCACAGCTCTAATGCCACAGATTATGGCCTCGCTGCCAGTGTCTGGACACAAGACGGTGCCCGCGCACAAAGGATTGCAAGGTCAATCAAGGCTGGAACCGTTTGGATCAATTCCCACAACCGCCTTTTTGCTGAAGCTGAGACAGGGGGATACAAGCAAAGCGGTATCGGTCGACTGCACGGAATGATGGGTCTCGATGTTTTCATGGAGACCAAGCATATCTTTTCGGACGTGGGCTTTGTTCCAGCAACGGTCTTTTGA
- a CDS encoding SDR family NAD(P)-dependent oxidoreductase: MIAGLEGRVAVVTGGAAGIGRAIADKFLESGATVLTADVAGAADILCDVANEPQVEAMISTVIGRYGRLDIAVNNAGILGPFGKLLEQVEEAEWDKAIGVNLKGVFLCMKHELAAMSGQRRGVIINLSSVMGFLAAPKNPAYSAAKHGVLGLTKSAAVQYAGKGIRINAICPGFVETDMGTTIGADNSLSDFPKPFIPMGRKANPVEIAEIAAWLASDSSSYLTGEAIGADGGWRII; this comes from the coding sequence ATGATAGCCGGATTAGAAGGAAGGGTCGCAGTTGTTACCGGAGGTGCTGCCGGGATTGGGCGAGCCATCGCCGACAAATTTTTGGAATCGGGCGCGACTGTTTTGACAGCAGATGTAGCTGGCGCAGCTGACATTCTTTGCGATGTAGCGAACGAACCTCAGGTCGAAGCAATGATCTCGACAGTGATTGGCCGTTACGGCCGTCTAGATATCGCAGTAAACAATGCGGGCATTTTGGGGCCGTTTGGCAAGCTGCTCGAGCAGGTTGAAGAAGCCGAGTGGGACAAAGCGATTGGCGTGAACCTGAAGGGCGTCTTTCTTTGCATGAAGCATGAACTCGCCGCGATGTCCGGGCAACGCCGTGGAGTCATTATCAATCTTTCTTCGGTGATGGGTTTTTTAGCAGCCCCGAAAAATCCAGCCTATTCCGCTGCAAAACATGGCGTACTTGGACTGACAAAGTCCGCTGCAGTTCAATATGCCGGCAAGGGTATACGCATCAATGCGATATGCCCTGGCTTTGTTGAAACGGATATGGGGACCACAATTGGAGCGGACAATTCACTTAGTGATTTTCCGAAACCGTTCATACCCATGGGCCGAAAAGCCAACCCGGTTGAAATAGCGGAAATCGCGGCCTGGTTGGCATCGGACAGCTCTTCCTATCTCACCGGAGAGGCGATTGGTGCCGACGGCGGTTGGCGCATAATATGA
- a CDS encoding SDR family NAD(P)-dependent oxidoreductase, with translation MMTERKLEGLKVILTGGSKGIGVHYAGALIDAGAQVAILDVADGAELASQLNASQQRDAARAFHVDVSDEAQVKTVVDDVISWIGDVDVLINNAAVFATLGDAKVTDIESALWDKVMAVNVRGPFLMVKHVAPLMIAKGRGKIVNISSGSAYKGLPFMSHYVTSKGAMLGFTRALARELGAHNINVNTLAPGLILSDSISANQEHLDTNRDRVVASRALKRDGFPEDLLGGLIFLCSSESDFMTGQTLLIDGGSVNI, from the coding sequence ATGATGACCGAACGAAAACTCGAAGGCCTAAAAGTAATTTTGACCGGTGGATCAAAGGGAATTGGCGTCCATTATGCCGGGGCTCTGATAGACGCTGGGGCGCAGGTAGCAATACTGGATGTTGCAGACGGTGCGGAATTGGCATCGCAACTCAATGCGTCACAGCAGCGCGACGCAGCGCGCGCGTTTCACGTCGACGTAAGCGACGAAGCGCAGGTTAAGACGGTTGTCGACGATGTGATATCCTGGATTGGTGATGTAGATGTACTGATAAACAACGCAGCCGTTTTTGCGACTCTAGGCGATGCAAAGGTGACAGACATCGAATCCGCGCTTTGGGATAAGGTCATGGCAGTAAACGTGCGCGGACCGTTCCTCATGGTAAAGCATGTCGCGCCACTCATGATTGCCAAAGGTCGGGGTAAGATTGTCAATATCTCGTCAGGAAGTGCCTATAAAGGCCTTCCATTTATGTCGCACTATGTGACCTCTAAAGGGGCGATGCTTGGTTTCACGAGAGCACTGGCCCGAGAGCTTGGCGCGCATAACATTAACGTGAACACACTAGCTCCAGGTTTGATTCTTTCGGACTCAATTAGTGCCAATCAGGAGCATCTCGATACCAATAGAGACCGAGTAGTCGCTAGTAGAGCGTTGAAACGTGACGGTTTTCCTGAAGATCTTCTTGGAGGTCTGATCTTTCTTTGTTCGTCGGAAAGCGATTTCATGACCGGCCAAACTTTGCTGATTGATGGCGGATCGGTGAATATATGA
- a CDS encoding GntR family transcriptional regulator, with amino-acid sequence MNDSEINGGRGAATNSELPKAVDVAYRTLREWILQGQLVAGQSLPEAELAVKIGVSRTPVREAIGRLSAEGLVVMERYRKHVVAEFNEADRVEIMELKAVIEGRAAARAATRLSDSQVSYLRDLSDRMERAVREQGDAAHPLFDELNREFHALIWRAADSPRGERILETALSSPFNVLGRLDATLAQSMERACWYHHEIVSAFESRDPERARTQMVAHELSLITTHFPER; translated from the coding sequence ATGAACGATTCAGAAATCAATGGTGGAAGGGGTGCGGCAACCAATTCCGAACTGCCCAAGGCAGTAGACGTAGCTTACCGGACACTGCGGGAGTGGATATTGCAAGGCCAGCTCGTAGCGGGCCAAAGCCTGCCGGAAGCCGAGCTTGCTGTAAAAATTGGTGTTAGTCGTACTCCAGTAAGAGAAGCTATCGGACGACTTAGCGCTGAGGGCCTAGTTGTCATGGAGCGCTACCGCAAGCATGTTGTAGCCGAATTTAACGAAGCCGACCGTGTGGAAATCATGGAATTGAAAGCAGTAATCGAAGGGCGCGCGGCTGCTCGGGCTGCGACACGGCTTTCTGACTCGCAGGTTTCCTACCTCCGAGACCTTTCAGATCGCATGGAGAGAGCAGTACGTGAGCAAGGCGACGCGGCTCATCCGCTATTCGACGAACTTAACCGTGAATTTCACGCGCTGATCTGGAGGGCCGCCGATAGCCCGCGCGGAGAGCGTATTTTAGAAACGGCCTTGAGCTCGCCATTCAATGTGTTGGGGAGGCTTGATGCAACGCTCGCTCAGTCGATGGAGCGCGCTTGCTGGTATCATCATGAAATAGTTAGCGCATTTGAATCGCGAGATCCCGAAAGGGCGCGAACGCAAATGGTTGCGCATGAACTTTCGCTAATAACAACCCATTTCCCGGAGCGATGA
- a CDS encoding LysR family transcriptional regulator: MSFEVRHLRAAEVTAGTLSFSQAAKILCVKQSALSRRVQALEQMLGVQLFERTKRGTFATEFDQAFLTVPKRILTDIDNLLTAAKNESYGKQGWLAIGFSSSLMTGNLRFAICDYIARYLEVRFDGIEGGTEKPFSGQQARMVDAAITPALIVGPGITRHNLWTDPLLVAAPQDHRLYFVHFNCVSMQLPLQL, encoded by the coding sequence ATGAGCTTTGAAGTTCGTCATCTTCGGGCGGCCGAGGTCACGGCCGGTACACTGAGCTTCTCGCAAGCCGCGAAAATACTTTGCGTCAAGCAGTCCGCGCTCAGTCGTCGAGTTCAAGCACTCGAACAGATGCTTGGCGTTCAATTATTCGAGCGAACCAAACGCGGAACGTTCGCAACCGAATTTGACCAAGCCTTCCTGACCGTTCCGAAGCGGATTCTCACCGATATTGACAACCTCCTGACCGCAGCCAAAAATGAGAGCTATGGTAAGCAGGGTTGGCTTGCCATTGGTTTTAGCTCTTCGCTGATGACTGGCAATCTGCGGTTTGCGATCTGCGATTATATTGCGCGCTATCTCGAAGTGCGGTTCGATGGGATCGAAGGCGGCACGGAAAAACCGTTCTCGGGCCAGCAGGCGCGGATGGTCGATGCGGCGATCACGCCCGCGCTGATTGTAGGACCCGGAATTACACGGCACAATCTGTGGACCGATCCACTGTTGGTTGCAGCGCCGCAAGATCATCGCCTGTACTTCGTTCATTTTAACTGTGTGAGTATGCAACTCCCACTCCAACTCTAA
- a CDS encoding FKBP-type peptidyl-prolyl cis-trans isomerase has translation MRNLFPPIVLGILVPAPKSDSKSPTRKCSEKLLKKNARTKGVIVLPGIQYRIIKSGARSGVSPKSGDKVLLNYEGKLPSGTVFDSSYQRGRPTSFLVREVIPGWQVVLKLMRPGDVWEVVIPSEMAYGSDVSGPIPPDSALIFKIALIEIEVDLSLTSV, from the coding sequence ATGAGAAATTTATTCCCCCCGATTGTGCTTGGAATCCTCGTACCTGCACCAAAAAGCGACAGCAAAAGCCCCACACGAAAGTGTTCCGAAAAACTCCTAAAAAAAAATGCGCGTACTAAAGGCGTGATCGTTCTTCCCGGTATCCAATACCGCATCATAAAAAGTGGCGCTCGTTCAGGCGTCTCGCCAAAATCCGGCGACAAGGTTCTACTTAATTATGAGGGCAAGTTGCCGTCGGGAACGGTCTTCGATTCTTCGTATCAGCGAGGTCGACCAACAAGCTTTTTAGTGCGGGAAGTCATCCCTGGTTGGCAAGTTGTGCTCAAATTGATGCGACCCGGTGACGTTTGGGAGGTCGTTATCCCCTCGGAAATGGCATATGGAAGTGACGTTTCCGGTCCAATCCCGCCGGACAGCGCGCTGATTTTCAAAATTGCGTTGATAGAGATCGAAGTCGACCTTAGCCTGACTTCTGTATAA
- a CDS encoding FAD-dependent oxidoreductase, translated as MQDEIFECDVLVIGSGAAGMATAVTASVLGLDVILTEHAPYLGGASAISGGEIWVPLSRQAGKAPNDSEEEAIQYLRDVIGQSFDHSRGTAYVRNAAAALAFLEDNSHLEYELLETVVDYFTDVKGSTHGLRSLGAVPFDGRKLGKYFKTIRSPLPASMIFGGMSLGRLDIPHFSRFTRSLPSLIHVCKMLANHLRDRLLGYHRGTRMVMGNALVGRLALTLVERKVTLWTNTSTIELTRNDTRVTGALVAHPSGCRLIRARRAVVLATGSFSGSRQKQLEFLPHVRAGQQHRSHLPTTNDGSGLDLVRKMGGKIDTGLRQPAAFTPVSVVPRPNGSEWLTPHFGDRAKPGVIVVNTSGERIANEAINYHDFIAEMLRDSSGRASAEFYLVTSHKHLRCYGLGRVPAAPGRITPFLRNGYLLKGETLAELADKLNIDARGLIATVEAHDAHAHFGSDPVFKKGGTAFERAAGDPAIKPNPCVAPLGTGPFYAIRIIPGDIGTFAGVSVDEMGRVLTEDGTVIQGLFAVGTVASSIMGGTYPAAGAMLGPALTFGCLAAKTIYEEQEGERADEKQQNFERLGGTHLS; from the coding sequence ATGCAGGATGAGATTTTCGAGTGTGACGTCCTGGTTATCGGATCGGGTGCCGCGGGAATGGCGACAGCGGTAACCGCTTCAGTGCTCGGGCTTGATGTCATCCTGACAGAACATGCACCTTATCTCGGTGGAGCCAGCGCGATCTCTGGAGGCGAGATATGGGTCCCGCTCAGCCGTCAGGCAGGCAAAGCACCGAATGATAGCGAAGAAGAAGCCATCCAATATCTTAGAGATGTGATTGGACAAAGCTTCGATCATTCGAGAGGCACAGCTTATGTCAGAAATGCCGCCGCAGCTCTGGCGTTCCTCGAAGACAACAGCCACCTCGAATACGAGCTTCTCGAGACTGTGGTCGACTACTTCACCGACGTCAAAGGCTCGACTCATGGGCTTCGGTCTCTGGGCGCAGTGCCTTTCGATGGTCGTAAGTTAGGCAAGTACTTCAAGACGATACGCTCACCACTTCCCGCATCCATGATCTTTGGCGGAATGTCGTTGGGACGTCTGGATATTCCCCATTTCTCACGGTTCACCCGATCGCTGCCTTCCTTGATCCATGTGTGCAAAATGCTTGCAAATCATCTCCGCGACCGATTGCTCGGCTATCATCGCGGTACCCGCATGGTCATGGGCAACGCCCTCGTCGGGAGGTTGGCTCTCACGCTCGTTGAGCGAAAGGTTACACTTTGGACGAACACGTCAACTATCGAACTGACAAGAAATGATACCAGAGTGACTGGAGCGCTGGTCGCACACCCGAGCGGTTGCAGATTGATACGCGCCCGTCGTGCGGTCGTACTGGCGACCGGCAGTTTCTCAGGTAGCCGGCAAAAGCAATTGGAGTTTTTACCGCATGTCAGAGCTGGTCAGCAGCATCGGTCTCACTTGCCGACCACAAATGACGGGTCTGGACTTGATCTTGTCCGGAAGATGGGCGGAAAGATTGACACAGGCCTTCGGCAACCCGCAGCCTTCACGCCAGTTTCCGTGGTTCCCAGACCCAATGGTTCGGAATGGCTGACTCCTCACTTTGGCGACAGGGCAAAGCCAGGAGTCATCGTTGTAAATACCAGCGGCGAGCGCATTGCCAATGAAGCGATCAACTATCACGATTTTATCGCCGAAATGCTTCGAGACAGCTCAGGCAGAGCCAGTGCTGAGTTCTACCTAGTTACGAGCCACAAACACTTGCGCTGCTATGGTTTGGGACGGGTCCCGGCTGCCCCCGGCCGTATCACTCCGTTCCTTCGCAATGGCTATCTCCTGAAGGGCGAGACGCTGGCTGAACTTGCCGACAAACTGAATATCGATGCGCGTGGCTTGATTGCAACCGTCGAGGCTCATGATGCACACGCGCATTTCGGAAGCGATCCGGTGTTCAAAAAAGGAGGAACAGCATTTGAACGAGCGGCGGGCGACCCAGCGATCAAGCCAAACCCATGCGTCGCCCCTCTCGGTACAGGGCCATTCTATGCCATCCGGATCATCCCTGGCGACATCGGTACGTTTGCGGGGGTGAGCGTAGATGAAATGGGCCGAGTTCTAACTGAGGACGGCACCGTGATACAAGGTTTGTTCGCCGTCGGCACTGTTGCATCGAGCATAATGGGGGGAACATACCCCGCAGCAGGTGCGATGTTAGGTCCGGCGCTCACTTTCGGCTGTTTGGCCGCCAAGACAATTTATGAAGAACAAGAGGGTGAGAGAGCGGACGAGAAACAGCAGAATTTCGAACGGCTGGGCGGTACCCACTTGTCATAA
- a CDS encoding EthD domain-containing protein, which yields MVKVMWLLRKADHLSMEEFRRWWLQGHAPMIAAKQGHLISRYVVNVAAPDELPGGTGVEPGWDGVAEEWFDSMEDARQAFSLPSAPETRADVMEHVSAMSRMVVTEDCILDWPANR from the coding sequence ATGGTGAAGGTGATGTGGTTGCTGCGGAAGGCAGATCATTTGTCGATGGAGGAGTTTCGACGCTGGTGGCTGCAGGGTCACGCGCCAATGATTGCGGCAAAACAAGGGCACCTCATTTCACGCTACGTCGTAAACGTAGCTGCGCCGGATGAACTACCGGGCGGCACTGGCGTTGAGCCGGGTTGGGATGGTGTGGCCGAGGAGTGGTTCGATTCCATGGAAGATGCCAGGCAAGCCTTCTCGTTGCCTTCAGCGCCTGAAACTCGCGCGGATGTAATGGAGCATGTGAGTGCAATGTCACGCATGGTAGTGACCGAAGATTGCATTCTCGACTGGCCGGCAAATCGTTGA